GTTCTTGACCCTGTCATATGATTTGAACAACCTGAGTCAATGAACCACAGGTTGTTTATCTCATTGACAGGAGTTGTTTTTGTCATGAGGGCAAACGGAGTTTCACAATGAGATGTGTAAGCCATAAACAAATATTGTTCTTCATTTTTGTCTCCTTGTTCATCACTTTCTGCTGCAACATTCACTTGTGTTTCATCATTATACCAGCAGTCTTTTGAAAAGTGGCCATACTTCTTGCAAGTATAGCATTGAGGCACTTTGCTTTTATCAAGTGTTCTGCCCCTTCCACGGCCCCTGAAGCCTCCACGACCTCTACCTCGTGTGTTTGTTGGCCGATTGCTTTCTTGGATCACCTGTAAAGCATGATCTTCACCTTTTCCTGTTTTTTCTGTGGATCTACTGTTGAGCCTCTCTTCCTGGGATTGTAGAGATCCCATAAGTTTTACTGGTGTAAGTTTGGTGAGATCAAACGAGACTTCAATGGACGGCACAATATAGTCAAACCTAGGGGTAAGACTACGCAATATTTTCTCAACAATAGCCTGATCCGTTACAACTTCACCATATGCTCTTTTTTGACTCACAATTCCCATAACCCTGGAGAAATATTCTCCAACAGTTTCTCCTTCTTTCATGGTAAGATTTTCGAATTCTCTTCTTAGACCCTGAAGTTTTATAGCTTTTACTTGTGTATCTCCTTGATACTCCATTTTCAAGATTTCCCAACTTTCTTTTGATGATTCAGCAGCAGCAATTCTGGAAAACAGTTGATCATGCACACCTTGTTGAATTATCGCCATAGCATGAGCATCTCTCTTCTTTGCATTCTTGAGTTTGCCTGCATCTGTTTCAGCTTCATTCACACCTTGTTCAACCATATCCCATAGATCTCTTGACTTCAGAATTGTCTTCATACGGATACTCCAGTGTTCATACCCTTCTCCCTTGAAGACAGGGATTGGAGTAGGAGCAGTGGGTAACGTACTTGTTTGTTCAGCCATAACAGATCTGATTTGCAGAAAGGGTTAAAACAGGGAAGGATTACACtctcgctctgataccactgttggtaTTAGAACTTACAATATTCTCACGAAACTTCAAACAATGAGGATCAACTCAGGCTTTTTATTATTGTTGCAGTGAATGAAAAACAAGAACATAGAGCTGCCATTATATAGGACAGCATACAACGGCTAGAATGCATAAACGGCTAGAAACAAAAGACTCGGACTCCCTAACAACTTAGACATATTCAAAACAGAAAACTGAATAAGAAAACTTCAAAGCCAACGTGCATGATCCTCAAACCTTCTAGAAGACACGTGCATAGGAGGATTTAATCACATTTTAATAGCAACAGGGGGCAAAGATTGAAATCGGGCGAAATAAAGAAGAAGCCAGCAGGCAGAGGACCTTACAATCAGTAAGAAGAAGTAATTTGGTGTTTTAAGAGATAGGGTTTGATTGATAGTTGATACATTTTTTTATGCACAAAGTTGTTGTTTAGTGTTATGTTTACACTAATAAGATGAATATTGTACATCTTGTGATTATGAAATTGCAGGAATTTTAGGGTTGAGATTGCAAATACACATGAAAATGATGGATATGCGTGGAAGAAATACGCGCAGAAGAAGATTCTCCATGCTAAATTTCAAAGGTATtaataatcataatcataataaattaataatatataCTTTTCTTAATCATAGTTGTAACACTCTATTTGTTCCATATTTAGTCATTACATCCAAGTTTAGTGTATTCATATTCAGTGGGAGACCAAGAAATTTCTTTCATGGGGGTGAATCGGGTGGCTTAACCACATTTTATGGTTGAGTGTGTGTGTGGGTGTGGGTGTGGGTGGGGGTAAGGCTTTAAACGAACCGAATGATCGTTCATTAAGGAtataatgtgttcacgaacggttcatgaacacttaccgaacgagattttatgttcgtgtttgttcattaaggaaatgaatgtGTTCATTAATACAATTATACAAACGGATACAAATAAATTCGGCAAAGACAACGGTGACTAGAGGTGGATGGTGAGAGGGACCGGTGCTAGACCTTGAAGGGGGGGTTGGGATTTTGAGGGATAACTAACACTACCCCATGGTTATGCCATGGGTCCGCCACTGTTGTCTAACAAGAAAATATCTAAATATAAAAGGATTATTTTTCTCATAAAAATATATAGCTAACTAATAATCTTTTAATTTATTAAAGAATTCTGTTATATGCAGGTACTATTATAGATGTGCACATGAAGGATGTGGAGCATTGAGACATGTTCAAAAACTGGAAGATGGATCGGAAAGGTTTCATATCACATATGCCGGGTCTCACACGTGCCAAAATAGAAGATGGCTTTTTGGTTCAGACATGGAGAAAGAGGGCCTTACGGAAGGTAGGAAGAGTCAGCAGCCGGACTGGTCTTCAAAGAGAAGGAAGCTTGTTAAGGCAGCGTCGAATGTAGTGGTGAATATTTCTAGTGAAAATAGTCACGAGTCACCTGTTGAAAAAGACGATTCTACTGTGCAGTCTAGTCATGACACCTGCCCTCGCACAGGCAATGTTGTGCTACAGAAGAGATCCGCTAGAAGACGCAGAAAAAAGATTGTTTATTCAGAATCGGGCGAGTCATCCGACCGTCACTCAGGCAATATAGTGCCAAAGGCATCTGTGCCAGCTGGCAAGAGAAGATGCGCAAAAGAGATTTCTTTTTTAGAATCGGATGAGTCTGATCTCCAAGTCTTAGACCGGGTCAAGTGTCTTCCCGAGCTTGTCACTAGCTGGGATGAAAGAAAAGCGAATAAGGAGGCCCGTTTGCGTGATATGATTGCTTGGTATCGCGTGAGATTGACTCATCAGGCTGCAAAGAATGCGAAGCTCGCAGAGATTGTAAGAAAACTGAAGAAGACGGGGACTCTTGAGAAGGGACAAGAGGCGATACAGATGCTTGACAAGAACGCTAAGGTGGTTGAGGCGTTACAAAAGGAACTGGAGAATGCTCGAGTTCAGATTCAGAGTGTTGAGCATGCATATGTAATTACAAATTATTTTAACTTGTATATAGAAATTAacaaatataattatcttttccAAATTAAGAGTGGATGGTGGTTTGCAGGAAAAGCTGAAGCAGGAGCACGAGCGAGTTTCGTCTGAACGACAATGGTTGATCCAAGAAGGCTTCGAGTATGTGATAAACAGACTACACAGAAGTCAGGAATACCTTGAACCGTTGGGGGCTGTGCAAACAAACTTATGGGAGTCCGGGGCTCACTACGGACTTGTTCAATGTTATGAAAGTTGCAAAGACGGTGTGGCTTTGGAGGATGCTTCCCTATATAATCCGGGGGCCCATGAGAAGTTTCTTAAGGCCGTGCATGAGCTGGAACACACGCGATTCCCATACATTGTAGAGCTGTCACAATGTGGAGAGCGTTCGCTTGATTGATGACATAAGAGCATTGGAGCCCATAGGGTTGGAAAAGGATGGAGATGAAGATGCAGGTACTGCTGGTGGTAGTGGTGATTAGTAGTTTGCATACGGTTTTGTTTTAGGTCCAAGTGAGATAGTGTATATCATCATAGGTCTGCTTTTGTTATGCTACTTTTGACTTTTTAGGTCAAACATTAATTGCCAATCTGTTATGCACAAGATAATCTGATGAATTGTTATTTATAAACTATGATGGCTTTTTGTTCAAAAGATTTAAGTAAGATCTGCACACTCACATACTAagatctaatctaatacaaacaCATTGTTAAAATCTCAAGTAGAGAGAGCTCGAGAAAAACGAACTCGCCTGCTGAGCCATTCACTACAACCCTCCATGTTCCTTAGTCATGTAGACTTTATAAAGTGGTTATATCACTTGTATATCAAATAATTCTATTAAAGGTGGCAAAATGGGCAGGTAAGATAATCTCCATACATGATTAACCGAGTCGGTGAGTTGAGTTGACCCAGAACACTGTTTGTCAAAACCGTTAACCTTCTGTTAAACAATAAACAAGTAGAATATGGTTACAAGCGTTGTATCATCTCCATACATTACTTGTATTAGTAGAAAGAATACCACACATAAAGTAATATGATATATCAATTTTTAAATTGTTGGTTGATACAATAATATCACATTGTAAATATCGTATGATCAAAACATATGAAAGGTTATTAGTTATTTAGTTAtcagttttttaattttttttatggtTTGTAATTAAGCTAATTTCTATATATACATTATTACTATTTCTTTTAATTTGAAGTTAATGTGCTAAATTTCAACTCGATTGAAAGTTAACATTATTATTTGGAaaggtttaattttttttcttttttttttttgaataataaCGCTTTCTCTTACTCTATTGCACTAATAATCTGCTACAACGTTTAGAAAACGAGCTTGGGAATGCGACAAAATGATAAATATGAAAGCTTTATTGTAGTTGAAACTTGTTGTTTATAAGTATAGAGGTTGGTTATTGTACAATAGGGCTTAACGTACGAACTGTACACGACTAGTTTTTCAACGTGCAACTTTGTTTTTTAACATGCTATTTGTGCtgagaaaacaacatgcgaaAATGCTTTATATATCAACATCcgatttcatcatatttaccaacatgTAAATTTgctacaaaaaaccaacatgcgatttccgacatgtttttttataacatgcgatttcacaatCCCGTACCAGcgtacgataagccc
This is a stretch of genomic DNA from Helianthus annuus cultivar XRQ/B chromosome 16, HanXRQr2.0-SUNRISE, whole genome shotgun sequence. It encodes these proteins:
- the LOC110917058 gene encoding uncharacterized protein LOC110917058, whose product is MEETSTTSNRGQRLKSGEIKKKPAGRGPYNQNFRVEIANTHENDGYAWKKYAQKKILHAKFQRYYYRCAHEGCGALRHVQKLEDGSERFHITYAGSHTCQNRRWLFGSDMEKEGLTEGRKSQQPDWSSKRRKLVKAASNVVVNISSENSHESPVEKDDSTVQSSHDTCPRTGNVVLQKRSARRRRKKIVYSESGESSDRHSGNIVPKASVPAGKRRCAKEISFLESDESDLQVLDRVKCLPELVTSWDERKANKEARLRDMIAWYRVRLTHQAAKNAKLAEIVRKLKKTGTLEKGQEAIQMLDKNAKVVEALQKELENARVQIQSVEHAYEKLKQEHERVSSERQWLIQEGFEYVINRLHRSQEYLEPLGAVQTNLWESGAHYGLVQCYESCKDGVALEDASLYNPGAHEKFLKAVHELEHTRFPYIVELSQCGERSLD